In one Thermoanaerobaculum aquaticum genomic region, the following are encoded:
- a CDS encoding HEAT repeat domain-containing protein: protein MEASQISALRALGPKFLLFLMLFSIGSANVPAWIVTAVPASFSHVAPANLPRVWEWEVANEDGLPGFIWSCSLGAGQLVCSVGTPDSEGRTFTSELVVLDPASGAVRRLTALHQGNDPPPEIALFGESLVLVRIGEWLSGLRLADGVQLWEKPVHEAQIVAVPGGIILEQMGQLKLLDPYSGAERCQQRLSGLENEVFPFDGDILVVNRFPGIITRLKAEDLSVVWRKGVEHLRSAAPVASEFWLSVQKPMEEGTRWYRVQPDGELRPIAQLQGWEASLVWAREDYQLWKKKEENLLCRWQPQTQSWAWCRELPPADWIVAYDPTARQVALVVGDEENDTFLIFNSNGDVTFRGSGVPAAEALYAFQGKWIWRQSHRLCLTGIPTVVATAIPDPAAQATRLLEQAAQIPPFSPLAVPRVRKLIKALSALGPEAQPALKSWISNSRTWTFLGAKKQAFPHIQARRVSSSDAVSFVAAASVLVRWGDQDAASKLLHWLQDGFAGEAHTDQALLDLTTAAVQSIGCDASSVGPLVQLVETENIPCEIRFSAFAALAQFGSPEALQALQRFLHRPTRTADSRWPQAQPADPWFLENGTEWRYKWNSREFVLYEDRYGDLAPGLWLAVVEQNRIISSWFTGIPSFQEASQVAFVPSPGGFRIVLRRKAYGGEAAAETPENVIASVSWEEIQRDQDGDGLTDLLETQLGLAKNRVDTDQDGIEDALDWCPNCGQPPAGPEDEAAKALLYQVACVFDTSTDSLTPQRVTWVRPLEFAHPWRPVFVLVKGAQELEQLRAGPVDIDHMDAIWIYPINPEKPPRGWPAELLPQPGQVALELGSGFLRVAALLEQKSDGAWYVVRFSATGRC, encoded by the coding sequence ATGGAGGCCAGCCAGATTTCCGCGCTCCGAGCTCTCGGGCCGAAGTTTCTTCTGTTCCTGATGTTGTTTTCCATCGGCAGCGCAAACGTTCCTGCCTGGATTGTGACAGCAGTGCCCGCTAGCTTTTCCCACGTAGCCCCTGCGAACCTTCCACGGGTATGGGAATGGGAAGTTGCCAATGAGGATGGCCTCCCGGGCTTCATCTGGTCCTGTTCCCTGGGGGCGGGACAACTTGTTTGTTCCGTGGGGACCCCGGACTCAGAAGGCAGAACCTTCACCTCGGAGCTGGTAGTCCTCGATCCCGCCAGCGGTGCCGTCCGGCGGCTCACCGCTCTCCACCAGGGGAACGATCCTCCTCCGGAAATTGCCCTATTTGGCGAATCCCTGGTCCTGGTTAGGATAGGTGAGTGGCTTTCAGGACTGCGCCTTGCCGATGGGGTGCAGCTATGGGAAAAGCCAGTGCACGAGGCCCAGATTGTTGCTGTTCCCGGGGGCATTATCCTCGAGCAAATGGGACAGCTCAAGCTCTTGGATCCCTATTCGGGAGCCGAGCGCTGCCAACAGCGTTTGAGCGGCTTAGAGAATGAAGTGTTCCCGTTTGACGGGGATATTCTCGTGGTCAACCGTTTTCCCGGGATCATTACGCGTTTGAAAGCCGAAGACTTGAGCGTAGTTTGGCGAAAAGGCGTCGAGCATCTCCGTAGCGCAGCTCCCGTCGCCTCGGAGTTTTGGCTTTCCGTGCAGAAACCGATGGAGGAAGGAACCAGATGGTATCGCGTGCAACCTGACGGTGAACTCCGGCCGATAGCCCAACTTCAGGGTTGGGAAGCTTCTTTGGTTTGGGCGCGAGAAGATTACCAACTTTGGAAGAAAAAAGAAGAAAACCTGCTCTGCCGTTGGCAACCGCAAACTCAGTCGTGGGCCTGGTGCCGAGAACTACCGCCTGCAGATTGGATAGTCGCCTACGATCCCACGGCCCGCCAAGTGGCCCTGGTTGTCGGCGACGAAGAAAACGACACTTTTTTGATTTTTAATTCCAACGGAGACGTTACGTTTCGAGGTTCAGGCGTACCTGCCGCGGAAGCGCTCTACGCCTTCCAGGGCAAGTGGATTTGGCGGCAGTCCCACCGGCTTTGCCTCACGGGAATCCCAACCGTGGTGGCCACAGCGATCCCCGATCCGGCAGCTCAAGCCACCCGTTTGCTGGAACAAGCGGCGCAAATCCCTCCTTTTTCGCCGCTGGCCGTCCCGAGGGTACGCAAGCTAATAAAGGCCCTTTCAGCCCTTGGCCCTGAGGCCCAACCGGCGCTCAAGAGCTGGATTTCTAACTCTCGCACCTGGACTTTCCTGGGCGCCAAAAAACAGGCCTTTCCTCATATACAAGCCCGCAGGGTTTCCAGCTCTGACGCTGTAAGTTTTGTCGCCGCAGCTTCGGTACTCGTCAGATGGGGCGATCAGGACGCAGCTTCAAAGCTCTTGCATTGGCTTCAGGACGGCTTTGCCGGAGAAGCCCATACAGATCAAGCCTTGCTCGATTTGACAACTGCAGCTGTGCAAAGCATCGGCTGTGATGCCAGCTCGGTGGGCCCGCTCGTGCAGCTTGTGGAAACGGAAAATATCCCTTGCGAAATTAGGTTCTCAGCGTTTGCGGCTTTGGCGCAGTTTGGCTCGCCGGAGGCGTTGCAGGCGCTGCAGCGCTTCCTCCATCGCCCGACCCGAACAGCCGATTCCCGATGGCCCCAGGCCCAACCTGCGGACCCCTGGTTCTTGGAGAACGGGACCGAGTGGAGGTACAAATGGAACTCCCGCGAGTTCGTGCTTTACGAAGATCGTTACGGCGACCTCGCCCCGGGGCTGTGGCTGGCTGTGGTGGAGCAAAATCGGATCATAAGCTCCTGGTTTACGGGAATACCCAGCTTCCAAGAAGCCAGCCAGGTGGCCTTTGTCCCTTCTCCAGGGGGCTTTCGCATCGTACTTCGGCGCAAGGCCTACGGCGGTGAAGCAGCTGCAGAAACTCCGGAAAACGTAATTGCCTCCGTCAGTTGGGAGGAAATCCAGCGGGACCAGGATGGCGACGGCCTCACCGATTTGCTTGAAACCCAGCTGGGGCTAGCCAAAAACCGCGTGGACACTGACCAAGACGGGATCGAGGATGCCCTCGATTGGTGTCCCAACTGCGGCCAGCCGCCCGCAGGCCCGGAGGACGAGGCAGCCAAAGCTTTGCTATACCAGGTCGCCTGCGTTTTCGACACAAGCACCGATAGCCTGACGCCCCAACGCGTGACTTGGGTACGCCCGCTTGAGTTTGCACACCCTTGGCGCCCCGTATTTGTGCTGGTGAAGGGAGCACAGGAGCTGGAGCAGCTGCGCGCAGGTCCCGTGGACATAGACCACATGGATGCCATCTGGATTTACCCCATAAATCCTGAAAAACCGCCCAGAGGATGGCCTGCCGAATTATTGCCACAACCTGGGCAGGTTGCCCTGGAACTCGGAAGCGGCTTTTTAAGGGTAGCAGCTCTCCTGGAGCAAAAATCCGACGGAGCTTGGTACGTCGTCCGCTTTAGTGCTACGGGTCGTTGTTAG
- a CDS encoding outer membrane protein assembly factor BamB family protein, with amino-acid sequence MVWEWKIPDGSWASPCVLVEHQLLCPVMREAPGGGACSLVALDPQTGRVQWQAELGRGSVEPWSMAVFANSVVVVGTGNHLFALALKDGSPVWQKAIRAVAVFPVADNALVHQRGMSGAPDTLVLLDPFSGAVRSSRSFENFVDTLRPWDGDMVVVSFGFEEALPPVLPFVVRLKAEDLRTLWRLELPELKNSVVLTPDLWVYLEKQNHTGWYRLQSDGNLEPLAALAHWNGSLLWAQGEYQLWGSEEGSRLCRWRSETATWAWCRDLPRGKWLAQQLDGKQVALAGSTTEEDQLLVLNDAGDVVAKASGIPDAKAFFHFQGHWLWQQEHRILLTGAALKASSPPHDVKTQAAQLLEQAAQIPHFSPLAVPRVGPLVKALLALGPDIKPVVQAKLSTSGPVGFVAAATALMAWGDPHPADLLIHWFEEPRNTDDGSSWAGDLVVGALRSAGSDCKQIEPLSRLLSAEGVPWMVRVEAFASLAQCGSLPALERLQRWLQQQEPTRGSSWFQPNTLSPKVPSSQEAWRILWNSREFIVFPAWYLGPTRGLWIAEVGSKQHSKPWYTGLSDFNPATDTLDFEIAPEGFRIILKHNTTGSASTPQANVDKTLSISWAEIRQDRDDDGLTDLVEIRLGLSPDQADTDRDGIPDGLDWCPTCGQPPRAAEDFAAEALLYQFFAMFEPKGIWPPVTVAWTKPLEFSHPRRAVLVIPNDQQQTRRPGADGESIESVAGVRLRLVTASQKPRGWPDDLTPNPGEVAIELQVGDGLGVAAIMGKAADGRWYIVRWRRLWWDNC; translated from the coding sequence GTGGTCTGGGAGTGGAAAATCCCCGACGGCAGCTGGGCTTCTCCGTGTGTGCTGGTGGAACACCAACTCCTCTGCCCGGTGATGCGGGAGGCCCCAGGGGGCGGCGCGTGCTCGCTGGTTGCCCTGGATCCACAAACCGGCCGTGTCCAGTGGCAGGCCGAGCTGGGTCGAGGGAGCGTGGAACCGTGGAGCATGGCGGTTTTTGCCAACTCAGTGGTGGTGGTCGGCACCGGGAATCACCTTTTCGCGCTTGCCCTTAAAGACGGGTCACCGGTGTGGCAAAAAGCGATTCGCGCCGTCGCGGTCTTTCCAGTGGCTGATAACGCTTTGGTGCACCAGCGGGGCATGTCGGGAGCGCCTGATACGTTGGTGCTGTTAGACCCCTTCTCCGGTGCCGTGCGCTCTTCCCGGTCCTTTGAGAACTTCGTGGATACGCTCAGGCCGTGGGACGGGGACATGGTGGTAGTGAGCTTTGGTTTTGAAGAGGCCCTACCGCCGGTTTTGCCTTTTGTGGTTCGCCTAAAGGCAGAGGACCTGCGCACGCTCTGGCGCTTGGAACTACCAGAGTTAAAAAATTCCGTTGTCTTAACTCCAGACCTCTGGGTCTATTTGGAAAAGCAAAACCATACTGGTTGGTACCGCCTGCAAAGCGATGGAAACCTTGAACCCCTCGCCGCACTCGCCCACTGGAATGGCTCGTTGCTATGGGCCCAAGGGGAATATCAGCTTTGGGGAAGCGAAGAAGGCTCGAGGTTGTGTCGGTGGCGGTCCGAAACCGCCACCTGGGCCTGGTGCCGAGATTTGCCCAGGGGAAAATGGCTGGCGCAGCAGCTCGACGGTAAACAAGTGGCGCTGGCTGGCTCCACTACCGAAGAAGACCAGCTTTTGGTTTTAAACGATGCTGGTGATGTGGTCGCTAAGGCCTCAGGCATTCCTGATGCAAAGGCCTTTTTCCACTTCCAGGGCCACTGGCTCTGGCAACAGGAGCACCGGATCCTGCTTACAGGTGCTGCACTCAAGGCCTCTTCTCCCCCCCACGACGTCAAGACCCAAGCCGCCCAACTCTTAGAACAGGCCGCGCAAATCCCTCATTTTTCGCCCCTAGCCGTTCCGCGGGTGGGTCCGCTGGTCAAAGCCCTTTTGGCCCTTGGTCCTGACATCAAGCCCGTGGTTCAGGCCAAGCTTTCCACCTCCGGACCCGTAGGCTTTGTCGCCGCCGCTACCGCGCTCATGGCCTGGGGTGATCCTCATCCTGCGGACCTTCTCATTCACTGGTTTGAGGAACCACGAAACACCGACGACGGGTCCTCCTGGGCTGGCGATTTGGTGGTGGGCGCCCTCCGCAGTGCCGGCAGCGACTGCAAGCAGATAGAACCTTTATCCCGTCTACTGAGCGCCGAGGGAGTCCCTTGGATGGTCCGCGTTGAAGCTTTCGCCTCCCTAGCTCAATGTGGGTCGCTTCCGGCCCTGGAAAGGTTGCAACGATGGCTCCAGCAACAAGAACCGACCCGGGGCTCTTCCTGGTTCCAACCGAACACGCTCAGCCCCAAGGTTCCCTCCTCGCAAGAAGCTTGGCGAATTCTCTGGAATTCGCGGGAGTTCATCGTGTTTCCCGCCTGGTATCTCGGCCCAACGCGGGGGTTATGGATTGCCGAGGTTGGATCAAAGCAACACTCCAAACCCTGGTACACGGGCCTGAGCGACTTTAACCCGGCTACCGACACGTTGGACTTTGAAATCGCACCCGAAGGCTTCCGCATCATCCTCAAACACAACACCACAGGGAGTGCTTCGACACCTCAGGCAAACGTGGACAAAACGCTCTCCATCAGTTGGGCGGAAATCCGGCAGGATCGCGATGATGATGGGTTAACGGATTTGGTGGAAATCCGCCTTGGTCTTTCTCCGGATCAAGCCGACACCGATCGCGACGGCATACCCGATGGGTTGGATTGGTGTCCCACCTGCGGGCAGCCACCTCGCGCCGCCGAAGATTTTGCAGCCGAGGCGTTGTTGTACCAGTTTTTTGCGATGTTTGAGCCAAAGGGGATCTGGCCGCCGGTGACGGTGGCTTGGACCAAGCCGTTGGAGTTTTCTCACCCCCGCCGTGCGGTACTTGTGATTCCCAACGACCAACAGCAAACTCGAAGGCCAGGGGCGGACGGGGAAAGCATCGAGTCGGTGGCTGGCGTGAGGCTCCGTCTCGTGACCGCCTCCCAGAAGCCCAGGGGTTGGCCCGACGATTTGACTCCCAACCCGGGAGAGGTGGCCATCGAGCTTCAGGTGGGCGATGGTCTAGGGGTAGCCGCCATAATGGGGAAAGCCGCGGATGGCCGCTGGTACATCGTCCGCTGGCGACGACTCTGGTGGGACAACTGCTAG